A single window of Populus nigra chromosome 17, ddPopNigr1.1, whole genome shotgun sequence DNA harbors:
- the LOC133676594 gene encoding 7-deoxyloganetin glucosyltransferase-like: MTCKILADHKPHAVCLPSPYQSHIKSMLKLAKLLHHKGFHITFVNTEFNHKRLLKSRGPDSLKGLPDFRFESIPDGLPPSDENATQDLPGLCEAASKNLLAPFHDLLDKLNDTASPDAPPVTCIVSDGFMPVAITAAEMLGIPIDLFITISACSFMGFKQFQALKEKGLTPLKEESFLTNGYLDRVVDWIPGMKDIRLRDLPSFIRTTDPNDCLFNFCMESVERSPSGSAVIFHTVDSLEQEVLTSLYSMFPRVYTIGPLQLLLNQIQEDDLNSIDCNLWKEVVECLQWLDSRKPNSVIYVNFGSIAVATKEQLIEFGMGLSKSGHPFLWIIRPDMITGNSAILPPEFTEETKERGFICSWCPQEEVLNHPSIGGFLTHCGWGSTIESISSGVPMLCWPSFGDQQTNCRYTCNEWAIGMEIDSNDTRENVEKQVRELMDGEEGKKMKKKAMEWKRLALEATLPSGSSSMNLDKLVTEVLARSCHEIKNVSLLKDN; the protein is encoded by the exons ATGACTTGTAAAATTTTAGCTGATCATAAGCCTCATGCAGTCTGTCTCCCTAGCCCTTATCAAAGCCATATAAAGTCAATGCTCAAACTAGCAAAACTACTACACCACAAAGGTTTTCACATCACCTTTGTTAACACAGAGTTTAACCATAAGCGTTTACTTAAATCTAGAGGTCCTGATTCCCTGAAAGGTTTGCCCGACTTTCGGTTCGAGTCCATTCCTGATGGCCTCCCTCCCTCGGATGAGAATGCCACCCAAGATTTGCCTGGACTTTGTGAAGCTGCCAGTAAGAACTTGTTGGCTCCATTTCATGACCTGCTAGACAAGCTGAATGACACAGCATCACCTGATGCCCCCCCTGTGACTTGCATCGTCTCTGATGGTTTCATGCCTGTCGCTATCACTGCTGCTGAGATGCTCGGGATCCCTATTGATTTGTTCATTACTATCTCTGCTTGCAGCTTCATGGGGTTTaaacaatttcaagcactcaaAGAAAAAGGTCTTACACCACTAAAAG AAGAGAGCTTTTTAACAAATGGCTATCTAGACAGAGTAGTAGACTGGATTCCAGGAATGAAAGATATACGATTAAGGGATCTTCCAAGTTTTATTCGCACAACAGATCCAAATGACTGTCTGTTTAACTTCTGCATGGAATCTGTTGAGAGATCTCCTTCAGGTTCTGCAGTCATTTTCCATACTGTCGATTCTTTGGAGCAAGAAGTCCTGACTTCCCTTTACTCTATGTTTCCTCGTGTCTACACAATCGGTCCACTTCAATTACTTCTCAATCAAATTCAAGAAGATGATCTAAATTCTATTGATTGTAACCTATGGAAAGAAGTAGTTGAGTGTCTCCAATGGCTTGATTCCAGGAAACCCAACTCGGTAATTTATGTGAATTTTGGTAGCATAGCGGTGGCTACTAAAGAGCAGCTCATTGAATTTGGAATGGGACTTTCTAAGAGTGGTCACCCGTTTTTATGGATAATACGACCTGACATGATCACCGGCAACTCCGCGATATTGCCACCAGAATTCACTGAAGAAACTAAAGAAAGGGGCTTTATTTGTAGTTGGTGTCCACAAGAGGAAGTTCTCAACCACCCATCTATTGGAGGTTTTCTAACACATTGTGGTTGGGGTTCCACAATTGAGAGCATTTCTTCTGGCGTGCCTATGCTTTGTTGGCCATCCTTCGGTGATCAACAAACAAACTGTCGGTATACATGCAATGAGTGGGCAATTGGAATGGAGATTGATAGCAATGACACGAGAGAAAATGTAGAAAAACAAGTGAGAGAGTTGATGGACGGAGAAGAAggtaagaaaatgaagaagaaagccaTGGAGTGGAAGAGGTTAGCTCTCGAGGCCACTCTTCCAAGTGGTTCATCATCCATGAATTTAGACAAGTTGGTGACGGAAGTGCTAGCTCGATCTtgtcatgaaataaaaaatgtttctttattaaaagataattaa
- the LOC133677231 gene encoding 7-deoxyloganetin glucosyltransferase-like isoform X1: MTCIILADHKPHVVCFPSPAQSHIKSMLKLAKLLHYKGFHITFVNTEFNHKRLLKSRGSDSLKGLPDFQFESIPDGLPPSDENATQGLPGLCEAARKNLLAPFNDLLDELNDTASPDVPTVTCIVSDGFMPVAIDAAAMREIPIALFFTISACSFMGFKQFQALKEKGLTPLKDESFLTNGYLDRVADWIPGMKDIRLRDLPSFIRITDPNDCLFNFCMESVERSPSGSAVIFHTFDSLEQEVLNSLYSMFPRVYTIGPLQLLLNQIQEDDLNSIDCNLWKEVVECLQWLDSKKPNSVIYVNFGSVAVATKEQLVEFGMGLSKSGHPFLWIIRPDMITGNSAILPPEFTEETKERGFICSWCPQEEVLNHPSIGGFLTHCGWGSTIESISSGVPMLCWPSFGDQQTNCRYTCNEWAIGMEIDSNVTRENVEKQVRELMDGEEGKKMKKKAMEWKRLALEATLPSGSSSMNLDKLVTEVLLS, from the exons ATGACTTGTATAATTTTAGCTGATCATAAGCCTCATGTAGTTTGTTTCCCTAGCCCTGCTCAAAGCCACATAAAGTCAATGCTTAAACTAGCAAAACTACTACATTACAAAGGTTTTCACATCACCTTTGTCAACACAGAGTTTAACCATAAACGCTTACTTAAATCTAGAGGATCTGATTCCCTGAAAGGTTTGCCCGACTTTCAGTTCGAATCCATTCCTGATGGCCTCCCTCCCTCGGATGAGAATGCCACCCAAGGTTTGCCTGGACTTTGTGAAGCTGCTAGGAAGAACTTGTTGGCGCCATTTAATGACCTGCTAGACGAGCTGAATGACACAGCATCACCTGATGTTCCCACTGTGACTTGCATCGTCTCTGATGGTTTCATGCCAGTGGCTATTGATGCTGCTGCGATGCGCGAAATTCCTATTGCATTGTTCTTTACTATCTCTGCTTGCAGCTTCATGGGGTTTaaacaatttcaagcactcaaAGAAAAAGGTCTTACACCACTAAAAG ACGAGAGTTTTTTAACAAATGGCTATCTAGACAGAGTAGCAGACTGGATTCCAGGAATGAAAGATATACGATTAAGGGATCTTCCAAGTTTTATTCGCATAACAGATCCAAATGACTGTCTGTTTAACTTCTGCATGGAATCTGTTGAGAGATCTCCTTCAGGTTCTGCAGTCATTTTCCATACTTTCGATTCTTTGGAGCAAGAAGTCCTGAATTCCCTTTACTCTATGTTTCCTCGTGTCTACACAATCGGTCCACTTCAATTACTTCTCAATCAAATTCAAGAAGATGATCTAAATTCTATTGATTGTAACCTATGGAAAGAAGTAGTTGAGTGTCTCCAATGGCTTGATTCCAAGAAACCCAACTCCGTAATTTATGTGAATTTTGGTAGCGTAGCAGTGGCTACAAAAGAGCAGCTCGTTGAATTTGGAATGGGACTTTCTAAGAGTGGTCACCCGTTTTTATGGATAATACGACCTGACATGATCACCGGCAACTCCGCGATATTGCCACCAGAATTCACTGAAGAAACTAAAGAAAGGGGCTTTATTTGTAGTTGGTGTCCACAAGAGGAAGTTCTCAACCACCCATCTATTGGAGGTTTCCTAACACATTGTGGTTGGGGTTCCACAATTGAGAGCATTTCTTCTGGCGTGCCTATGCTTTGTTGGCCATCCTTCGGTGATCAACAAACAAACTGTCGGTATACATGCAATGAGTGGGCAATTGGAATGGAGATTGATAGCAATGTGACGAGAGAAAATGTAGAAAAACAAGTGAGAGAGTTGATGGACGGAGAAGAAggtaagaaaatgaagaagaaagccaTGGAGTGGAAGAGGTTAGCTCTCGAGGCCACTCTTCCAAGTGGTTCATCATCCATGAATCTAGACAAGTTGGTGACGGAAGTGCTCTtgtcatga
- the LOC133677231 gene encoding 7-deoxyloganetin glucosyltransferase-like isoform X2: MTCIILADHKPHVVCFPSPAQSHIKSMLKLAKLLHYKGFHITFVNTEFNHKRLLKSRGSDSLKGLPDFQFESIPDGLPPSDENATQGLPGLCEAARKNLLAPFNDLLDELNDTASPDVPTVTCIVSDGFMPVAIDAAAMREIPIALFFTISACSFMGFKQFQALKEKGLTPLKDRVADWIPGMKDIRLRDLPSFIRITDPNDCLFNFCMESVERSPSGSAVIFHTFDSLEQEVLNSLYSMFPRVYTIGPLQLLLNQIQEDDLNSIDCNLWKEVVECLQWLDSKKPNSVIYVNFGSVAVATKEQLVEFGMGLSKSGHPFLWIIRPDMITGNSAILPPEFTEETKERGFICSWCPQEEVLNHPSIGGFLTHCGWGSTIESISSGVPMLCWPSFGDQQTNCRYTCNEWAIGMEIDSNVTRENVEKQVRELMDGEEGKKMKKKAMEWKRLALEATLPSGSSSMNLDKLVTEVLLS; the protein is encoded by the exons ATGACTTGTATAATTTTAGCTGATCATAAGCCTCATGTAGTTTGTTTCCCTAGCCCTGCTCAAAGCCACATAAAGTCAATGCTTAAACTAGCAAAACTACTACATTACAAAGGTTTTCACATCACCTTTGTCAACACAGAGTTTAACCATAAACGCTTACTTAAATCTAGAGGATCTGATTCCCTGAAAGGTTTGCCCGACTTTCAGTTCGAATCCATTCCTGATGGCCTCCCTCCCTCGGATGAGAATGCCACCCAAGGTTTGCCTGGACTTTGTGAAGCTGCTAGGAAGAACTTGTTGGCGCCATTTAATGACCTGCTAGACGAGCTGAATGACACAGCATCACCTGATGTTCCCACTGTGACTTGCATCGTCTCTGATGGTTTCATGCCAGTGGCTATTGATGCTGCTGCGATGCGCGAAATTCCTATTGCATTGTTCTTTACTATCTCTGCTTGCAGCTTCATGGGGTTTaaacaatttcaagcactcaaAGAAAAAGGTCTTACACCACTAAAAG ACAGAGTAGCAGACTGGATTCCAGGAATGAAAGATATACGATTAAGGGATCTTCCAAGTTTTATTCGCATAACAGATCCAAATGACTGTCTGTTTAACTTCTGCATGGAATCTGTTGAGAGATCTCCTTCAGGTTCTGCAGTCATTTTCCATACTTTCGATTCTTTGGAGCAAGAAGTCCTGAATTCCCTTTACTCTATGTTTCCTCGTGTCTACACAATCGGTCCACTTCAATTACTTCTCAATCAAATTCAAGAAGATGATCTAAATTCTATTGATTGTAACCTATGGAAAGAAGTAGTTGAGTGTCTCCAATGGCTTGATTCCAAGAAACCCAACTCCGTAATTTATGTGAATTTTGGTAGCGTAGCAGTGGCTACAAAAGAGCAGCTCGTTGAATTTGGAATGGGACTTTCTAAGAGTGGTCACCCGTTTTTATGGATAATACGACCTGACATGATCACCGGCAACTCCGCGATATTGCCACCAGAATTCACTGAAGAAACTAAAGAAAGGGGCTTTATTTGTAGTTGGTGTCCACAAGAGGAAGTTCTCAACCACCCATCTATTGGAGGTTTCCTAACACATTGTGGTTGGGGTTCCACAATTGAGAGCATTTCTTCTGGCGTGCCTATGCTTTGTTGGCCATCCTTCGGTGATCAACAAACAAACTGTCGGTATACATGCAATGAGTGGGCAATTGGAATGGAGATTGATAGCAATGTGACGAGAGAAAATGTAGAAAAACAAGTGAGAGAGTTGATGGACGGAGAAGAAggtaagaaaatgaagaagaaagccaTGGAGTGGAAGAGGTTAGCTCTCGAGGCCACTCTTCCAAGTGGTTCATCATCCATGAATCTAGACAAGTTGGTGACGGAAGTGCTCTtgtcatga
- the LOC133677232 gene encoding 7-deoxyloganetin glucosyltransferase-like has product MADKPHAVFIPLQLQSHIKSMLKLAKLLHHKGFHITFVNTEFNHRLLLNSRGPDSLNGFHDFRFETIPDSVPPSDTLASAEDFKKNQLASFNDLLAKLHDTTFSGVPPVTCIVSDGLMPFTINAAEMLGIPIALFFTISACVFMCSKQFRALKEKGLAPLDDESFQTNDFADRIIDGIPGMKDLRLRDIPRFSRNTDPNGWFFNNAMEAVESASKASAIILHTFEALEQEVLNALFSMHSRVFPISPLQLLLNQVPEDDLKSIGCNLWKEESECLQWLDSKEPKSVIYVNFGSVAVISKQQFIEFGMGLAKSGHPFLWAIRPDMVIGDSPIFQPEFMKETKERGFIASWCPQEEVLSHPSIGGFITHCGWGSTIESISSGVPMLCWPSFGDQQTNCRYTCNEWGIGMEIDSNVKGENVEKLVRELMEGEKGKKMKSKSMEWKKLAEEATAPNGSSSMNLDKLINEVLCHERSRRLTRD; this is encoded by the exons ATGGCTGACAAGCCTCATGCAGTTTTTATCCCCCTCCAACTTCAAAGCCACATAAAATCAATGCTAAAATTAGCCAAACTACTTCACCACAAAGGGTTTCACATAACCTTTGTCAATACTGAGTTCAATCATAGACTCCTGCTCAATTCTAGAGGTCCTGATTCCCTTAATGGCTTTCATGATTTTCGATTTGAAACCATTCCGGACAGCGTCCCTCCTTCTGATACTCTTGCATCTGCTGAAGATTTTAAGAAAAACCAACTGGCTTCATTTAATGACCTGCTTGCCAAGCTTCATGACACAACATTTTCTGGTGTGCCCCCGGTGACTTGTATTGTCTCTGATGGTTTGATGCCATTTACTATCAATGCTGCTGAAATGCTAGGAATACCTATTGCCTTGTTCTTTACTATATCTGCATGTGTCTTCATGTGCTCCAAGCAATTTCGTGCATTAAAAGAGAAAGGCCTAGCGCCATTAGATG ACGAGAGCTTTCAAACAAATGATTTCGCGGACAGAATCATAGACGGGATTCCAGGAATGAAGGATCTACGTTTAAGAGATATTCCAAGGTTCTCTCGAAATACGGATCCAAATGGTTGGTTTTTTAACAACGCCATGGAAGCAGTTGAGAGTGCTTCTAAAGCTTCTGCAATTATTTTGCATACTTTTGAAGCTTTGGAGCAAGAAGTTTTGAATGCTCTATTCTCTATGCATTCTCGTGTCTTTCCAATCAGTCCACTTCAGTTGCTTCTCAATCAAGTGCCTGAAGATGATCTGAAGTCCATTGGATGTAACCTGTGGAAAGAAGAGTCTGAGTGTCTGCAATGGCTTGACTCCAAGGAACCAAAATCAGTAATTTATGTGAACTTTGGCAGTGTAGCAGTCATCTCAAAGCAGCAGTTCATTGAATTTGGAATGGGACTTGCTAAAAGTGGTCATCCATTTTTATGGGCAATAAGACCTGATATGGTCATTGGGGACTCGCCTATTTTCCAACCAGAGTTTATGAAAGAGACTAAAGAGAGGGGCTTCATTGCTAGTTGGTGTCCACAAGAAGAAGTCCTCAGCCACCCTTCAATTGGAGGTTTTATAACTCATTGTGGATGGGGTTCCACAATTGAGAGCATTTCTTCTGGGGTGCCTATGCTTTGTTGGCCATCCTTCGGTGATCAGCAAACAAACTGTCGGTATACATGCAATGAGTGGGGAATTGGGATGGAAATTGATAGCAACGTCAAGGGAGAAAATGTGGAGAAGCTTGTGAGAGAGTTGATGGAAGGAGAGAAAGGTAAGAAAATGAAGAGCAAGTCCATGGAGTGGAAAAAATTAGCAGAAGAGGCAACTGCTCCAAATGGTTCCTCATCCATGAATTTGGACAAGCTGATAAACGAGGTGCTCTGTCATGAAAGGTCAAGAAGACTCACTCGAGATTGA
- the LOC133676896 gene encoding 7-deoxyloganetin glucosyltransferase-like: MVYSVLADHKPHAVCLPSPFQSHIKSMLKLAKLLHHKGFHITFVNTEFNHKRLLKSRGPDSLNGLPDFRFESIPDGLPPSDENAIPDISVAAEAASKNLLDPFNEVLDKLNDTAASDSPPVSCILSDGFMPVAITSAEMHQIPIALLFTISACSFMGFKQYKALKERGLTPLKDESFLTNGFLEKVVDWIPGMKDIRIRDLPSFVRTTDATDFMFNFCLGCAERAPSASAVIFHTFDALEQEVLTALYPMFPRVYTIGPLQLLLNQIQEDDLNSIDCNLWKEEVECLQWLDSKKPNSVIYVNFGSIAVATKEQLVEFGKGLSKSGHPFLWIIRPDMITGDSSISPPEFTEETKERGFICSWCPQEEVLNHPSVGGFLTHCGWTSIIESISSGVPMLCWPFAGDQQTNCRYTCTEWGIGMEIDSNVKRDNVEKLVRELMEGERGKKMKEKSTEWKKLAEEASGPRGSSTMNLDMLVKEVLLSRNQTYDV; this comes from the exons ATGGTTTATAGTGTTCTAGCTGATCATAAGCCTCATGCAGTCTGTCTCCCTAGCCCATTTCAAAGCCATATAAAGTCAATGCTTAAACTAGCAAAACTACTACATCACAAAGGTTTTCACATCACCTTTGTCAACACAGAGTTTAACCATAAGCGTTTACTTAAATCTAGAGGTCCTGATTCCCTGAATGGGTTGCCCGACTTTCGGTTCGAGTCCATTCCTGATGGCCTTCCTCCTTCAGATGAGAATGCCATCCCAGATATCTCTGTAGCTGCTGAGGCTGCCTCGAAGAATTTGCTGGATCCGTTTAATGAAGTTCTTGACAAGCTCAATGACACAGCAGCTTCTGATTCGCCCCCAGTGTCCTGCATCCTTTCTGATGGTTTCATGCCAGTAGCTATCACTTCTGCCGAGATGCACCAAATTCCGATTGCGCTGTTATTTACCATCTCCGCTTGCAGCTTCATGGGCTTTAAACAATACAAGGCGCTCAAAGAAAGAGGTCTTACACCTCTGAAAG ATGAGAGCTTTTTAACAAATGGCTTCCTGGAAAAGGTAGTAGACTGGATTCCAGGAATGAAAGATATACGGATAAGAGATCTTCCAAGTTTTGTTCGTACAACAGATGCAACTGATTTTATGTTCAACTTCTGCCTAGGATGCGCTGAGAGAGCTCCTTCAGCTTCTGCGGTCATTTTCCATACTTTCGATGCTTTAGAGCAAGAAGTCCTGACTGCCCTTTATCCTATGTTCCCTCGTGTCTACACAATCGGTCCACTTCAATTACTTCTCAATCAAATCCAAGAAGATGATCTAAATTCTATTGATTGTAACCTATGGAAAGAAGAAGTTGAGTGTCTCCAATGGCTTGATTCCAAGAAACCCAACTCGGTAATTTATGTGAATTTTGGTAGCATAGCAGTGGCTACTAAAGAGCAGCTCGTTGAATTTGGAAAGGGACTTTCTAAAAGTGGTCACCCATTTTTATGGATAATACGACCTGACATGATCACCGGCGACTCCTCGATATCGCCACCAGAATTCACTGAAGAAACTAAAGAAAGGGGCTTTATTTGTAGTTGGTGTCCACAAGAGGAAGTCCTCAACCACCCATCAGTTGGAGGTTTTCTAACACATTGTGGATGGACTTCCATAATCGAGAGCATTTCTTCTGGTGTGCCTATGCTTTGTTGGCCATTCGCTGGTGATCAACAAACAAATTGTAGGTATACATGCACTGAGTGGGGAATTGGAATGGAGATTGATAGCAATGTGAAAAGAGATAATGTGGAGAAGCTTGTGAGAGAGTTGATGGAGGGAGAGAGAGGTAAGAAAATGAAGGAGAAATCCACAGAATGGAAAAAACTAGCAGAGGAGGCCAGTGGCCCCAGAGGTTCATCAACCATGAATTTAGACATGTTGGTGAAAGAAGTGCTTTTGtcacgaaaccaaacttatgacgtttaa